DNA from Roseimicrobium sp. ORNL1:
ACCCTTGCCTCTGCCAGCCTGCCCACGGCAGCCGTATCGCGCTCTCTGGCCAGCTTTAGGCACAACCACAGCTCGACACCCGGCCCGCCGTTCTTTGCCCTCTCCTTGCCCTCCTCGCCGTGCTTGAGGCCGCATCCCACCCGAACCGCAACCCGAAGTTGAATGACGTTTCAGCCATCGGAGAGGAGCACATGCGATTCCCTGTCATGGCCACTTTGGAAATCCTCAGTGCTGGCATCTGTGGTGATTCATTTACGCACCTGCCTCATCGCGACCAGCGGCACTTCACCTGCTGCGAGGGCTGCGGCATGTACTACAACAGGCGAAACTTTACTGAGGTCTGGTATCACGCTTCGGGGCACGATGCGGCTGCGGTAGAGAACATGCCCAAAGTCGCCCCCGGGGATCACGTTCGCCCTGGCCTCCGTCGGTATCACCGCCAGCACGACCACGTGAGAGCGCACCGTGCTGCCGCTTGACGCAGCGTTGCAAATGTGTTCATTAGAACACATGCCCGCCACCTCCCGAATCCCTCACGACATCGCCAGTGCTACGTGCGTATTCCTGGAGCAGGCCACCAAGTGGGATGGCATGATTCTCGCCGGGATGCTGGCCCGTGGTGTCGCAGAGCTGGAAGGTGGTCGCGAGTTCCGCTTGGTGACTTGGGAGAAGCTTACCGCTCAGAAAGTGGCGGATGCGCTGTGGACGCTCAAGGAGCAGAAGGGCGATGAATTGAAGGCGCACGGCATCACCCTGCGACATGCCATTGCTGCCTGGGATGAGATCATCATGCGCACCAGATCCTACGACCGACCTGTGCTTGGATTGGGAAACAAGAGTGCGTAACCCCTCCTCTCCCCCATCACCTCCCATCACCTTCACTCCGCGCGCCCAGGAGCAGCCTGGCCCAGGCTCTTCTGAGTTCGGTCAGGTTGGGCAGGTGCTGGGTGGTGAGTTTTTCCTCCACGTCGGCACCGAGGCGTGCCAGGGCGTGGATGACCTCACGCACACTGATGGCGGAGGGGTATCCCTGATGGAAGGCATCGCCGGGGGTCTCTGTGGGACGCATGCCTTCGAGAGACCGCTCTACGGAAGCGAGGCCATCGGGATCATTTTTCAAGGCGAAGATGGTGCCCGCGAGAGCCTGCTCGTGGAGCTTGGGCGCGCTGTCGCTGTCCGGTGAAGCGTCACCCGGCCGGAGAGGGGAATGCGTCTGCGCAGACTTCTCCCGAGCTCCGGACAGGGGTGGCCTGCGGAGGTCTCGCCGGATGAGGTCGTAGACCACTTCATCCACGGCGAGCTGACCATCCTCAGCCTCCGCAGCCAGGGCCTGGAATTCTGCGGGTCGCAACTTCACGAGGACGCACTCCGCGCGGGCGTCTTTGGTAGTGTCTCTCGCGGCAGCGAAAAGCCGGGCGAGGGCGTCGATGCGTGACTGGGGCCAATCGCTCGCGGTGATGAGGGTCCGCGCGAGATCCGCAAACGTCTTAACCCCCAGAAATTCAAGGGTTTTCGCCAGCGCCTTGCGCTCGTCTGGACTGAGCCACACGCCGACTTTGGTCTTCTCCGGGTCTCGCGGCATGGGTGACTAACCGCGCTCAATCACAAAAATCAACTTTTGATTGCACCCACAGTGACTCTCGTGTACACCTTGTGTGGTTACACAAGGTGTACAGCGGATGAGAGAGGACGTAACGCACATCAATACCCCCCTCAGCAAGGCGGAGAGGGCTGCCCTGGAAAAGGTCGCCCGAAGCGAGGGCAGAAGCCTGGGACGACAGATACGGCAATTCACGGCCACCAAGCTTTTGGAGCTGGGTTTTCTCGAACGCGACCCGGCCACGGGAACGGTCTCAGAAGGAGGCATGCCGCGCTGAGGCGAAGCTCCGCACACGCCCCGCGAAAACGCCACATCGAGCACCTGACCCTTCCCCTTCGCATGCTTTATCTCAATCTCCAGACGACGACCATTCGCTCTCCTGAGTACGTGTCGGCTGAGCCGGTGAACCGTGCCACGTGGCTGAGCCTGCTGGGCTATTGCTGTGAGCAGGAGAATGGCGGGGTGATCGTGGGCGGTGGTGAGTGGAAGGACCGGCAGTGGCAGCACACGTGTGGAGTCACCCTCGAAGAGGTGAGTGCCGACTGTGGCCTGTGGAGCTGGCGCGACGGTGACCTGGTGGTGAGCTTCTACCCGGCGAAAAACGAGAAGAAAGTCCGCCGCAATCGCAGGCTCGCAGCGCGCGGCGGTGCGTCCAGGTCACCCGAAAAACAAGCTGCCGCACGTGCCAACGGACGGGGCGGTGGCAGACCCTCCACCCGCTCTGACTCAACGGAAGTGCAAAACCCAAGCGTGTGCGAGAATAACCGAAGCGCGAACCCAACCCAGAGCCCAACAAAAGAGGAAGAGAAAGACAAAGGGAATAGGAAGGAAAGAGAAAAGGAAAAGGTCTCTTCCGCTGATGCGGCTGGACCCCGGGGTGACTTGGCACTTTCTTCGACCTCATCCGCAGCGGGACCACGGCCCGACCCCCGCCACAGCGAGATTTGCCATCTGTGGGAAGGGGCTTATCGCGAGCATCACGGAGAGCCCTACGCCCTCAACGGAGGGAAGGACGGCTCCGCGCTGAAGCGGTTCCTCCCTCTCGTCAGGGAGCTCTCTCCAGACTCGTTCATCGCGCGGGCGCAGGAGGCATGGGCACGGTACAGGGACGACCGCTTCGCAACCAAGTGCGCCCAGGCATCCACGATTCACGGACTCTGCACGTTCTGGAACGATATCGCGGCCCAGCTCAAGACGCCGACGTCTCATGCTGCAACGACATCGGCATCCTCCACCTCTCCACTCGCCCGGCGCGGCAACAATCGCGACGAGAACGGGCAGCGCCCAGGTGAAATCCCCACGGACGTGCGGGCCATTGACATGAGGAGACTATGAGCACAGACGCCATCAAATGCGCACGCTGCGGCACCGCCATCCACGATCTCACGATGGAGGAACTCTCCAGCGTGGAGAGCATCTTCAAACGTCCGCTGATGTTGTGCGATGGCTGCATCGATGCCCCCGCGGAGCAGCCATGCAGCCAGAAACGGACCACGAACTCAGCGCGTCCCCTGCCCCCGTGGACATCAGACTGGACGGAGCGGGCCATCGGAGACCTCAAGCACTTCACCGGGGAGCCGCTGGCCAAGGCCCGGCAACTCCTGCCCTACGTCGAGGGAAACGGAACCATCGCCATCATCGGCGACCGTGGCCGCGGCAAGACGGTCATGGCCACGTGGTTCGCTGACCAGCGCCGGCAGAAGCACCAGCCCCCCGGCACCTACATCCGGGCCCTGGACCTCTTCGTCGCCATCCGGAAATCCTGGCTGCCGCACAGCAAGGAGGACGAATGGTCTGCCCTGGAGAGCTTCAGGAAGACGCCCTTTCTCGTTATCGATGAGTTCCAGGAGCGCAGCGATAGCGACTGGGAGAACCGGCTGCTCGTCAATATCCTCGACCATCGCCACGGCAGCCTGCTGCCCACGTTGATTATCGCCAACCTCGACATGGAGGCCTTTTCCCAAGCTGCAGGACCTTCCCTGGTATCCCGCATCAGCCAGACCGGAGGCATCGTGCAATGCCGCTGGAGCAATTTCAGGTCGCACCAACCACGCTCCTGAAACCCATCCTGCCCGGTGGTGATTCCACAGATGACATAACCAACACATATAATAACGGATACATGCTCACCCTTTCTCTTATCCCCAACACCGATGCTCCCCGCGTCGTCTGTGAAAGGTGCAGGCGGCCCATTACGGACGTCTCCACTGCCCGCGCTGATCAAGACCACGGCTACAGCAGCAGGCTGCTCGCCTACCACGACTCCTGCACTCCTGAAGGAATCAAGCCGATGTCCATTGCGGACCTGGGTGAGCAGGTCAAACCGATTCGGGAGGAGATGTCACGGCTCATCCAGTTCCACGAGGACAACAATACCATCACACTTCACGCAGGCGGGTACTCCTATGAGGTGGATCTCGACCAGATCACCGAGCCAATCCAATTGGTAGGCTGGGCTCACCAGCTCTGCAGAAAGACCTGGATGCGCACGGACATCGCCGCCGCCTTTATCAAGATGGTTTGCACGTCGAAGGGATGGCAAATCGGACTCTAACCACTGACCTCAACACGTATCACATGAACAGCAAAATCATTCAACTGGTCACCCCGGGCGCACCCGTGCTCGCAGTCTTCAACATACGAAATGACGATGGAACACCACGGTCCATGGACGACCTGCTGCTGCTCCCCATCCCGGTGCTCGCTCTCGTTGAGCGCCCCAATGGTGAACAGGCCGTTGTAGGCATGGAAGCCCACAGCATGGACGAGTTCGCCGAGGTGGAATGCAGAAACTTTCTCGGTTATTGCCACTCGGAGGAGTCCGCTGTGGAAATCTATGCAAGGCCAGAGCCCACACCCACGGCACCAAAAGCAGCCGCCCAATCGCAGGGGTCTTGAGGAAGCTCAAAGCCAATGCAGCCCGGCAAAAAAATCCATGATAAGGTGCCTCTGAGCGATTCATCATCCTACGCCCGTTCCGTACTTCAATCTTATGCCAGACATTCAACAACTCATCCAGAGCGGGAGTGCCCACGTGTGGCTGTACATCCCCATGGCCATCCTGCTCGGGGCCTTGCATGGGCTGGAGCCCGGTCATTCCAAGACGATGATGGCCGCGTTCATCATCGCCATTCGGGGCACGGTGATGCAGGCCGTGCTCCTGGGACTCTCGGCGGCCATTTCACACTCCCTGCTCATCTGGGTACTGGCTGCGCTGGCCTTGAGCTTCGGCAGCAGTTGGAATGCGGAGCACACCGAGCCGTACTTCCACCTGGCTTCTGCGGTCATGATTCTCGGCCTGGCCATTTGGATGTTCCTGCGGACCCGGCGCGAGCTTGAGGAAGCTCATCAACACCTGCAACAGCACCAGCATTCGCATCCGCACAAGGAGAGCCGCGACAGCCACACGCATGAGCATAAGGATGGTGAGACCCTTTCGGCCCAGCCAAAGGTAGACCTCGACGCGGTGAGGGCGGCATTTAGCCAGATGTCTGCAACGTCCACCTCCACTGCATCTTCAGAGTCGGAGTCGGCGGGAGATTGGCAGTCAGGCACACACTCGCACCCGCACTCGCATTCCCACCAACACGCTCCGCTGCCCTCTGGGAAATCATTGCTCGCGGGTGAGGCGGTGACTTCCTCAGGGCTGATCATCCCTGCGGGATTGGGAGCCAATGCTGGCGCCCCTTTCTCCCTGGAATCCCGGCCGGCAACGTCAACTCTTCCGTCTGCTGCAAAGCGCCGCGGTATGAATGGAGGCGCGCTTCTGGATACCGGTCATGGCTGGCTGGAGGTGTGCATTCACAAGACGAGCGAGTCGTCCAGATTCCGCATCTTCCCCTGCAAGGCCTCTGGTCAATTGGTGCCTCTCCCCAAGAGCACGCAGCTCAGTGTCGAGACCGTGCGATTGGATGGGCGTACCCAGCAGTTCCGGTTCGAGCCCGACGGCAGCTGCTGGGAGGCCACCGGCGAACTTCCTGAGCCGCATGAATTCCTGGCCGTGATCACCCTCGGACACGCCGATCATGCACACACCTATCGTCTGCAATTCAGCAAGGATGTGTCCGGTTCAGGCGATGCGCCGGCGGTGACGGAGGTGCGTGAAGACGATGGAGTCGAGTACCAGGATGCGCACGAGCGGGCGCACGCGGAGGACATCGCCCGTCGCTTTGCCAACCGCACGGTGACCACGCCGCAGATTGTGCTCTTCGGCATCACGGGTGGCCTGATGCCCTGCCCCGCGGCGTTCACGGTTCTGCTGGTGTGCCTGCAGGTG
Protein-coding regions in this window:
- a CDS encoding ATP-binding protein codes for the protein MSTDAIKCARCGTAIHDLTMEELSSVESIFKRPLMLCDGCIDAPAEQPCSQKRTTNSARPLPPWTSDWTERAIGDLKHFTGEPLAKARQLLPYVEGNGTIAIIGDRGRGKTVMATWFADQRRQKHQPPGTYIRALDLFVAIRKSWLPHSKEDEWSALESFRKTPFLVIDEFQERSDSDWENRLLVNILDHRHGSLLPTLIIANLDMEAFSQAAGPSLVSRISQTGGIVQCRWSNFRSHQPRS
- a CDS encoding sulfite exporter TauE/SafE family protein — encoded protein: MNGGALLDTGHGWLEVCIHKTSESSRFRIFPCKASGQLVPLPKSTQLSVETVRLDGRTQQFRFEPDGSCWEATGELPEPHEFLAVITLGHADHAHTYRLQFSKDVSGSGDAPAVTEVREDDGVEYQDAHERAHAEDIARRFANRTVTTPQIVLFGITGGLMPCPAAFTVLLVCLQVKRVTLGFTLVAAFSLGLALTMVAVGVIAAWSLQKAHRKFSGLGEWMRRAPYISCAVLVLLALLMAWQGWQGLLHGSHHAHG